From Caldicellulosiruptor hydrothermalis 108, a single genomic window includes:
- the infC gene encoding translation initiation factor IF-3, producing the protein MLINEQIRDKEVRVIDENGVQLGIMSIKEALRIAEEKKLDLVKIAPHANPPVCKIMDYGKYKFELAKKEKEAKKNQKVINVKEIRLTTTIEEHDFNVKIKNAIRFLQDGDKVKVSIRFRGREVLHPEIGEEIINKFIEKIKEYGVVEKKPKLDGKNLTAVIAPKQQ; encoded by the coding sequence TTGCTCATTAATGAGCAGATAAGAGACAAAGAGGTAAGAGTTATTGATGAGAACGGTGTTCAACTTGGAATTATGAGCATAAAAGAGGCACTGAGGATTGCTGAGGAAAAAAAGCTTGATTTAGTTAAGATTGCTCCTCATGCTAATCCGCCTGTGTGCAAGATAATGGATTATGGCAAGTATAAGTTTGAACTTGCCAAAAAAGAGAAAGAGGCAAAGAAAAATCAAAAGGTTATTAACGTAAAAGAAATCAGGCTTACAACCACAATTGAAGAACATGACTTTAACGTAAAAATAAAAAATGCAATTAGGTTTTTACAGGATGGAGACAAAGTAAAGGTATCTATTCGCTTTAGGGGTCGTGAAGTCTTGCATCCTGAAATAGGTGAAGAGATTATAAACAAGTTTATAGAAAAGATAAAAGAGTACGGAGTTGTTGAGAAAAAGCCAAAATTGGATGGTAAGAACCTTACAGCGGTCATTGCGCCAAAACAGCAATAA
- a CDS encoding IreB family regulatory phosphoprotein yields MNDKTQHFSFEESMEKKVKEILSEVYSALKEKGYNPIAQLVGYLISGDPTYITNHKNARSIIRRIERDEILEEIVKFYIDNNIE; encoded by the coding sequence ATGAACGATAAAACTCAACATTTCTCATTTGAAGAGAGTATGGAAAAAAAGGTTAAAGAGATATTGAGTGAAGTTTACAGTGCACTGAAAGAAAAGGGTTACAATCCAATTGCTCAGCTTGTAGGATACTTAATATCGGGCGACCCAACTTATATTACTAATCATAAGAATGCCCGCTCTATAATAAGGAGAATTGAAAGAGATGAAATATTGGAAGAAATTGTTAAGTTTTATATTGATAATAACATTGAGTAG
- a CDS encoding TrmH family RNA methyltransferase — protein MSTKKVEFISSRENECIKRLKKLHDKKYREEFRSFITEGLKLVREAIDYQIECINLVIFSQHAKDRYQEFYWECKRLLEDGKIERVIEVPDKLFEYITTTSTPQGILAECNFVDKGINFIKNLRRVVVANKLQDPGNLGTLIRCADAFGFDAVVTTKGTVDIYNPKTIRATMGSLFHLQIMREAEEGKLIKILKDNSFAVYVATPYGDIEISKIVPDKRFCVVIGNESEGVSDSFAKVATRKIKIPMAGKAESLNAAVAASIVLYELRKR, from the coding sequence ATGTCCACAAAAAAAGTTGAGTTTATTAGCAGTCGAGAGAACGAATGTATAAAGAGACTAAAAAAGCTGCATGATAAAAAGTACAGAGAAGAGTTTAGGTCTTTCATAACTGAAGGTTTAAAGCTGGTAAGAGAAGCTATTGACTATCAGATTGAATGTATAAACTTGGTGATATTTTCTCAACATGCGAAAGATAGGTATCAAGAATTTTACTGGGAGTGCAAGCGTCTTTTAGAAGATGGGAAAATAGAAAGAGTTATTGAGGTTCCTGATAAGCTGTTTGAATACATTACTACAACTTCTACACCACAAGGTATTTTAGCTGAGTGCAACTTTGTTGACAAAGGCATAAATTTTATAAAAAATCTGAGAAGAGTAGTTGTAGCTAACAAGCTACAGGACCCTGGCAATTTGGGAACATTAATTAGATGTGCTGATGCATTTGGATTTGATGCTGTTGTAACAACAAAGGGAACAGTTGATATCTACAATCCCAAGACAATACGTGCCACAATGGGTTCACTTTTTCATCTGCAGATTATGAGAGAGGCTGAAGAGGGAAAATTAATCAAAATCCTAAAAGATAATAGCTTTGCAGTTTATGTGGCAACGCCGTATGGTGATATTGAAATTTCAAAAATTGTTCCTGACAAAAGATTTTGTGTTGTTATTGGTAATGAGTCTGAAGGAGTTAGCGATTCTTTTGCAAAGGTGGCAACAAGAAAGATAAAAATCCCTATGGCTGGCAAAGCAGAGTCTTTAAATGCAGCGGTGGCAGCTTCAATTGTGTTGTATGAATTGAGAAAAAGATAG
- a CDS encoding VOC family protein, whose product MKKVIPELHLNDCAQAIEYYKDVFGAEVKNVQMADNVPGFENSKGKVLHAELFLSDECVIYLADQFNNTNEGSNITLVIECDSEEEIKMIYNNLSKEGTVRFPLQKTFWGALHAVITDKFGVTWGLNFMLKP is encoded by the coding sequence ATGAAAAAAGTAATTCCTGAACTTCATCTCAATGATTGTGCACAGGCAATAGAATACTATAAAGATGTGTTTGGAGCAGAAGTAAAAAATGTTCAGATGGCTGATAACGTTCCAGGTTTTGAGAATTCCAAAGGTAAGGTACTCCATGCAGAACTTTTTTTATCTGATGAATGCGTAATATATTTAGCAGACCAATTTAATAACACTAATGAAGGAAGCAACATTACACTTGTGATTGAATGTGACTCAGAAGAGGAGATTAAAATGATTTATAATAATCTTTCAAAGGAAGGGACAGTAAGATTTCCTTTACAAAAGACATTTTGGGGTGCGCTACATGCAGTTATAACCGATAAGTTTGGAGTAACGTGGGGACTTAACTTTATGCTAAAGCCATAA
- the rplT gene encoding 50S ribosomal protein L20 → MRIKNGVWARKRHKKWLKLAKGYFGAKSKIFKQAHVAVMRSLRYAYVGRRLKKRDFRRLWITRINAAARQNGLSYSKFMNGLKKAGINLNRKVLADMAVNDQKAFAELVEIAKKQINAQ, encoded by the coding sequence ATGAGAATAAAAAATGGTGTTTGGGCAAGAAAGAGACATAAAAAATGGCTAAAACTTGCAAAGGGTTATTTTGGTGCAAAGAGCAAGATTTTTAAACAAGCGCATGTAGCTGTAATGAGGTCTTTAAGATATGCATATGTAGGTAGAAGGCTTAAAAAGAGAGATTTTAGAAGGCTGTGGATAACAAGAATTAATGCAGCAGCAAGACAAAATGGTCTTTCGTACAGCAAGTTTATGAATGGTCTTAAAAAAGCAGGAATTAATCTTAATAGGAAAGTCTTAGCAGATATGGCTGTAAATGATCAAAAAGCATTTGCTGAGCTGGTTGAAATTGCCAAAAAGCAAATAAATGCTCAGTAA
- the larE gene encoding ATP-dependent sacrificial sulfur transferase LarE, giving the protein MDIIIDETLQEKYEKLKNYIKSLGSLAIAYSGGVDSTFLVKVAYDVLGDRVIAVTATSSTYPKRELNDAITFIKQIGAKHIVIESEELEIEGFNKNPVDRCYYCKKELFEKIWKVAKAHGIEYVADGSNFDDLNDFRPGMKAACELNVVSPLKVAGLTKEDIRKLSKELGLPTWDKPAFACLSSRIPYGERITKEKLSMIEKAEEYLLGLGFKQVRVRYHQDKLARIEIGKDEMEKFLDIKLIESVRNKFKELGFLYITLDLEGYRTGSMNLSLNLNL; this is encoded by the coding sequence ATGGATATCATAATAGATGAAACATTACAAGAAAAATATGAAAAATTAAAAAACTATATCAAAAGCTTAGGAAGCCTTGCAATTGCTTATTCAGGTGGAGTTGATAGTACCTTTTTAGTCAAAGTTGCTTATGATGTTTTAGGAGATAGAGTTATTGCCGTGACTGCAACATCCTCAACCTATCCAAAAAGAGAACTCAATGATGCAATAACATTCATAAAACAAATAGGAGCAAAACACATAGTCATAGAATCAGAAGAGCTTGAAATTGAGGGATTCAATAAAAACCCTGTTGATAGATGCTATTACTGCAAGAAGGAGCTTTTTGAAAAGATATGGAAAGTAGCAAAGGCACATGGAATTGAGTATGTTGCGGATGGTTCAAACTTTGATGATTTGAACGATTTTAGACCTGGCATGAAGGCGGCATGTGAGCTTAACGTTGTAAGTCCACTTAAAGTTGCTGGGCTTACAAAAGAGGATATTAGGAAATTGTCAAAAGAGTTGGGACTTCCAACATGGGACAAACCTGCCTTTGCATGCCTTTCTTCACGCATACCTTACGGAGAAAGAATAACAAAAGAAAAATTAAGCATGATAGAAAAAGCTGAGGAATATTTACTTGGACTTGGGTTTAAGCAGGTGAGGGTAAGGTATCATCAAGATAAACTTGCACGAATAGAAATAGGTAAGGATGAGATGGAGAAGTTTTTAGATATTAAGTTAATAGAGAGTGTTAGGAATAAGTTTAAAGAGTTAGGTTTTTTGTATATTACTTTAGATTTAGAGGGGTACAGAACAGGGAGTATGAATTTGAGTTTGAATTTGAATTTGTGA
- the ruvX gene encoding Holliday junction resolvase RuvX: MRILCLDMGNSRVGVAISDPLKITAQPVMTIELRNKDLFEELDKIFQRYSIEKVVIGYPLSKLHPDQKDEKLKKIDEISEKIKSRYNVEIVKWDERFSTKAVEKVINGELNWKRKKKVIDKVAAVYILQGYLDFYNGS; the protein is encoded by the coding sequence TTGAGAATTCTGTGTCTTGACATGGGAAACAGTAGAGTTGGTGTTGCAATTTCAGATCCACTCAAAATTACTGCCCAGCCAGTTATGACAATTGAGCTACGAAATAAAGATTTGTTTGAGGAGCTTGACAAGATATTTCAAAGATACAGTATAGAAAAGGTTGTGATAGGCTATCCTCTTTCTAAGCTGCATCCTGACCAGAAAGATGAAAAGCTCAAAAAAATTGATGAGATTTCTGAAAAGATTAAAAGCAGATACAATGTAGAGATTGTAAAATGGGATGAGAGATTTTCAACAAAAGCTGTTGAAAAGGTGATAAATGGAGAATTGAACTGGAAAAGAAAGAAAAAGGTAATTGACAAGGTTGCAGCAGTTTATATTCTCCAGGGGTATCTTGATTTTTATAACGGAAGTTAA
- the rpmI gene encoding 50S ribosomal protein L35 — MPKLKTHRGLAKRIKISGSGKYLRKKAGKSHLLSGKSRKRKRNLKKTVVVDATNVKAVKKLLPYL; from the coding sequence ATGCCGAAACTAAAAACACATAGAGGTCTTGCAAAAAGAATTAAGATTAGCGGAAGTGGGAAATATTTGAGAAAGAAAGCAGGTAAAAGTCACCTTTTGAGCGGTAAGTCAAGAAAGAGAAAGAGAAATTTGAAAAAGACGGTGGTTGTTGATGCTACTAACGTTAAAGCAGTCAAAAAGCTTTTGCCGTACCTATAA
- a CDS encoding aldo/keto reductase encodes METIKLGSTSLYVSRICFGTLTLGPLQKRLSIEDGARLLAYAYQKGINFVDTAELYETYEYIRKSILISGIRPVISTKSYAYDKKTAEFSLNKALKELDVDYIDLFMLHEQEGEHTFKGHYEAVEYFLKAKEKGYIKHFGISTHYVKAVKDALKYPEIEVIHPIFNYKGIGIVDGTVDEMAEAIKQAYIHGKGIFAMKIFGGGNLLSNFKRALEFIFEFPYLHSVAIGMQSIFEVDYNIRCFEEKKVYLEKELLENIKTKKLHVESWCEGCGECVLHCHQNALSVKDGKVFVDYSKCLCCGYCSSYCKFFALKVI; translated from the coding sequence ATGGAAACAATTAAACTTGGAAGTACATCACTTTATGTGAGCAGAATATGTTTTGGTACCTTGACTTTAGGACCGCTTCAAAAGAGATTATCTATTGAAGATGGAGCAAGGCTTTTGGCGTACGCGTATCAAAAAGGTATAAATTTTGTTGATACTGCTGAGCTGTATGAGACATATGAGTATATAAGAAAGTCAATCCTGATAAGCGGAATACGACCGGTAATATCTACAAAATCATATGCTTATGATAAAAAAACAGCAGAGTTTTCTTTAAATAAGGCTTTGAAAGAGCTGGATGTTGACTACATAGACCTATTTATGCTCCATGAACAGGAAGGTGAGCATACTTTCAAAGGACATTATGAAGCAGTTGAATATTTTTTAAAAGCAAAAGAAAAAGGGTATATAAAACATTTTGGCATTTCTACCCACTATGTAAAGGCGGTAAAAGATGCCCTCAAATATCCAGAAATTGAAGTTATCCATCCAATATTTAACTACAAAGGAATCGGAATTGTAGATGGTACAGTTGATGAGATGGCAGAGGCGATAAAACAAGCCTACATACATGGCAAAGGAATTTTTGCTATGAAAATATTTGGTGGTGGTAATCTCCTTTCCAATTTTAAGCGAGCACTTGAATTTATATTTGAGTTTCCTTATCTTCATTCTGTTGCAATAGGTATGCAAAGTATATTTGAGGTTGATTATAATATTAGATGCTTTGAGGAAAAGAAGGTTTACTTGGAAAAGGAATTATTAGAAAATATAAAAACAAAAAAGCTTCATGTTGAAAGCTGGTGTGAAGGCTGTGGAGAATGTGTCTTGCATTGCCACCAAAATGCATTGTCTGTGAAAGATGGAAAGGTGTTTGTTGACTACTCCAAATGTCTTTGTTGTGGATACTGCAGTAGCTATTGCAAGTTTTTTGCTTTAAAAGTAATATGA